The genomic window CGACAATCGAGCGCAACTGCGTGGCCGTCGGCAGCAACACCGGATCGCCGACCGATGGCAAGACGGGGACACCACGCTCAAGCGCGTAAAGGGGCTGGCGGTCATCGTCGTGCCCGTCATGCAGAAGAGTGCCGAAGGGTATGGCAATGACCGAACGCGCGGGGAAAGGCAGATCGACAAGCGCCTCGTCCTGCCTGCCGGAAGCCGGCGGCCTGGCGCGGACGATCGTTATCTCCTTCACGACGGCGACAACAGCCCCGGTTTCGTTGGGGACGAGCACATACGCGTTAATGCGGGGAAATCCGGTCGGCACGCCTGTGTTGAGAGCCGTCGCCTGAGGAGTTTCGTTAAACAGGACAATGCGTAGCTCGGCGGCCGTCACGGCCTCGATACGGCCAACGGAGAGTGCGCCGACACGTTCGACGATGCTGGTCATGACACCGCGCCGCCGGCGCCTTGCTCGGTGCCCGCGAGTTTGCCGCGCCGCTCAACCAGCTCGGTCATGCGGATGGTGAGCGGATCGATGGCAGGCTTCGGCAGGTAGTGCTCGACCAGTTGCCGGATGTCGCCGAAATGTGTGCCAACGAGCAGCGACAGCTGCTGGGGCCGCCCTACACGCGCAACAAACGAAGCGATTCTTTCGTGCGGTTTCTGATCCCAAGCCAAGATTACCAGGTGGGTTGACGGGATCGTCAGCATGTCTGCGATGACCCTGTTGACGTGATCGTCGCCATAACCATAGCCGTAAGTGACGAGCACGCAGTTCGGCTGGCAGATGGCCGACGAGAAATCACGGAATAGGTCAGCATATGGATAGGCGGCGGTCTCCACATCCTTGATCGCGTTCGGATAGATCATCACCGACTGACGCGGACTCGCAGGAACAGCCGGGTGCGTGTCGTCGGCGCCGAAAGGCAGTGAGGTGCGGTACAGGCGTGGTTGTTCGTACCGCCAGTCCAACGACCCATGCAGCTTGCTGACATGCACGACGCCTTCCAGGTGACGAGGTTCGCCGCGTATACCCGGCGGCGTGTAATGCATATCGACCTGAAGGCGCGAGGATCTGAATTCGGGCTCAATTGCCCCAACGAAGCGGTCCACGATTCTCAGGCCCGCGAGGTCACAGCCGCGCTCGATCAGGCGGTCGTAGTTGGTGGTAAATATGCGCAACCGTTCCCTTGATGCGGCGCGGCTTGCAAAGCTCATCAGGAAGGAAACTAGAATTTCCCGCGCGAGCGGGCCGCCTGAAGCAGGCGACTTATCCAGTCCATCGCGTATGCCCTTTTCAGTCGCAAGTACTTCTTTGATGAACTCGGTAAGAACCTTGTCAATGGCTGCTTCCCATGCCGCCGCGTCTGCATGCTCCAGAATCTGCAAACCCGACAGCAGAGAAAGCGCAGCCGAGAGCTGGTCTTCGATATTCGCTGCGCCACGACCCATTGCAGACGCCATTTTATCTGCATGGGCGTTGACCCTATCCTCATGAGCACAGCCGAACACAGCCTTATTCATGCCGACGGCCGCACCCCCCGCGTTAATCGCAATGCTGGTCGTGAAACCGCTGCCAAGAAGGAGAGCGAGGTGTTCGGACTGAAAGATGGCCGATAACCACGGTTCGATTCGCTTGCGCCATGCCCCGGTTTCGCTGGCCGGATCGGCGGGCGTCTCCGTTTCGCCGCCAATATGGACAATATGATCGTGCTCCCATTTCGCGCCGGTCATCGCGACCACCTTTCCCGCATTGCATGAGGGAAGCCCTCCCCTATCGGAAAGTGCTCAACCGCGTTCATGGCGCGCTCCCCCGCAGCGTTTCGCGCCGAGGCCATGCCGCTTGCCTCATGACCGGCACCAGGCTCGGCCGTGCTGACGGTCAGGTCCGCAAGAAACTCCGATGCCGGGGCAACGCCGGTGATCAGCAGGCAGTCGCGGGCGCGGGTGCAGGCGATGTAAAGCAGATGGCGCTCCGTGTTGTAGACCTCTTCGAGATCGGATTCGTCGGAGACGGCCTCGATCCGCTCTTCGAGCGGCAGCACACCGTCATCGCACGCCATGACGGAGACGCCGCGGAACTCAAGGCCCTTGGCAAGGTGCATCGTGCTGATGGCAACCTTGCCCGCAGCCGAGGCGGCGTCTTCGCCCAATTCAACGCAATCCGCCTTGGCAAGCCGCACGGCCTTCCGGGCGCGCTCCATCTGCGGCTCGGCCCTGACAAACACGCCGATTTCATGCAGCTGATAACCTTCACGCAGGCGCTCGCTAATCCAGGCAGCGACCACTTCCGTCTCCTTCTCCGCGTTCGGCACGACTTTGATCACGGGTGGCGGGCCGTTGAAGACGGAGACCGTGCCTCTGCGGCTTTCGACAAGCCCGTCAACGTCGGCGAGTGCCTGCGGCAGCAGGCGGTCGGCCTGCGCCCTGATCTGGTGCGAGGTGCGGTAGTTGATGCGCAGCGTGTGCGATCGCCCCCGAACATCCACGCCGAGCGCCTTCCATGAAAACGGCGTCTGGAAAATGCGCTGCCCCAGATCGCCGGCGAGGAAGAGACCATCCGGCCTCCCTCCCGCAAGCGCCGCAAGAAAGCGCAGCGGCGCAACGCCAAGGTCCTGCGCCTCGTCGGCAACGACGAAGTCGAATGGCCGCTTGCCGCCATCGGACAGGCCAGCGGTCAGGCGCGCAAACACGCCCGGCCAGGTGGTCAGACCGCGCGCGTCGAGCGCCGTTCGCAGCCCACTGAATATGTCCCAAAGCTGCTCGCGCTGCTTGCCGCCGATCCTGGTCTTGCGTCCAAGACGCGCGACATCGCGGTATTCTTCCCAGCTTTGCAGGCTCCAGGCGTCAACGACATCGGTCCATTCATTCAGCAGAAAGTTCGTATCGAACCGCGCCGGCTCTGCCTTCCTGGCGGCGTCAGCCAGCATCGCCCGGATCGCATCCTCCGCCGCAATCGACGGGGCGCCGAAGCGCTCGGTGTAAAGACGGCGCGCGAGGTCGAAGATTCCTTCGATGACGATGCGCCCGGCGACGGATGGCTCATTGCCGGCAAGGTGGCTGAGCCTGACCCGCAGGGCATTGGCAAGTGCGGTCGAGAACGTCGTCAGCAGCACCCGTGAGTCCGGCGATTGTCGCGCAAGGTGCACGGCACGATGCAGCGCGACGATGGTCTTGCCGGTGCCCGCCGACCCTGAAATCCGGGCCGGCCCGCCGAAAGAGCGTTCCACCAAAGCGCGCTGGTCTGGATGAAGAAAGACGGCCCATTTTTCCCAAGGGTATTCGAGGGCGCGTTCGAGTTCCTCGACATTGGTGAGCACGCGGAAGCGCCGCTGCGCATCCGGGTGCGTGAACGGATCGGCCTCGACCGGCAACACCTTCGGCGGCTCGGGCCTTTCGCCGACCGCAAGCCTCAGGATCGCTTCCTGCGCCTCTTGCGGCAGATGCGTGATGACATCGAACAGCGTGTCTTCATCGGCTGCCCGCACGTCATCTATCCATTCCTCCGGCACGCCGAAGGCCATCAGCTCAAACTTGCGCAGATTCTCGAACAGCTTCGGCTTAATCGGCGTGGGTGCGGCCGCAGCTACAGGCTCGGGCTCTTCCGCCGCGAGCCGCGGAACCTCGATCTCCTGGACCCGCTCGCGAATCTCCACAAGCTGCATCGCCCCCGTCGTCGGGTGGCGTTCGATCTTGCGCCGCTCAGCCCATTTGTAGGCGTCATCATGATGATCGACATACACAAGCAGCAGGCTGGCTGCCGACTTGTGCACGATCAGGCGGATGTCCGCGTTAACGCGCACCGACCAGAAATTCGGGTCCCTCGCGCGGTCGATC from Pseudorhodoplanes sp. includes these protein-coding regions:
- a CDS encoding SIR2 family protein — protein: MTGAKWEHDHIVHIGGETETPADPASETGAWRKRIEPWLSAIFQSEHLALLLGSGFTTSIAINAGGAAVGMNKAVFGCAHEDRVNAHADKMASAMGRGAANIEDQLSAALSLLSGLQILEHADAAAWEAAIDKVLTEFIKEVLATEKGIRDGLDKSPASGGPLAREILVSFLMSFASRAASRERLRIFTTNYDRLIERGCDLAGLRIVDRFVGAIEPEFRSSRLQVDMHYTPPGIRGEPRHLEGVVHVSKLHGSLDWRYEQPRLYRTSLPFGADDTHPAVPASPRQSVMIYPNAIKDVETAAYPYADLFRDFSSAICQPNCVLVTYGYGYGDDHVNRVIADMLTIPSTHLVILAWDQKPHERIASFVARVGRPQQLSLLVGTHFGDIRQLVEHYLPKPAIDPLTIRMTELVERRGKLAGTEQGAGGAVS
- a CDS encoding 3'-5' exonuclease, translating into MEFRIADTFTDSLLRLTAQEQKAVKTTAFDLQLNPAAPGMKFHKIDRARDPNFWSVRVNADIRLIVHKSAASLLLVYVDHHDDAYKWAERRKIERHPTTGAMQLVEIRERVQEIEVPRLAAEEPEPVAAAAPTPIKPKLFENLRKFELMAFGVPEEWIDDVRAADEDTLFDVITHLPQEAQEAILRLAVGERPEPPKVLPVEADPFTHPDAQRRFRVLTNVEELERALEYPWEKWAVFLHPDQRALVERSFGGPARISGSAGTGKTIVALHRAVHLARQSPDSRVLLTTFSTALANALRVRLSHLAGNEPSVAGRIVIEGIFDLARRLYTERFGAPSIAAEDAIRAMLADAARKAEPARFDTNFLLNEWTDVVDAWSLQSWEEYRDVARLGRKTRIGGKQREQLWDIFSGLRTALDARGLTTWPGVFARLTAGLSDGGKRPFDFVVADEAQDLGVAPLRFLAALAGGRPDGLFLAGDLGQRIFQTPFSWKALGVDVRGRSHTLRINYRTSHQIRAQADRLLPQALADVDGLVESRRGTVSVFNGPPPVIKVVPNAEKETEVVAAWISERLREGYQLHEIGVFVRAEPQMERARKAVRLAKADCVELGEDAASAAGKVAISTMHLAKGLEFRGVSVMACDDGVLPLEERIEAVSDESDLEEVYNTERHLLYIACTRARDCLLITGVAPASEFLADLTVSTAEPGAGHEASGMASARNAAGERAMNAVEHFPIGEGFPHAMRERWSR